The Arachis ipaensis cultivar K30076 chromosome B10, Araip1.1, whole genome shotgun sequence DNA window agaggaggtggagcaaatcatgctggggaggatagaagagttttgggctcttacattaatccaaacccaggcaattatggaagtagcatccaaaagccaacaatccatgccaacaactttgaacttaaaccacagctcatcacccttgttcagaacaactgttcgtttggaggaggtgttcaagaagaccccaatcaacatttaaccaccttcctaaggatatgtgacacagtgaagtttaatggtgttcatcctgacacttatagactgctcttatttccattctcacttagggacaaagcagccaagtggctggaatctttcccaagggagagNNNNNNNNNNNNNNNNNNNNNNNNNNNNNNNNNNNNNNNNNNNNNNNNNNNNNNNNNNNNNNNNNNNNNNNNNNNNNNNNNNNNNNNNNNNNNNNNNNNNNNNNNNNNNNNNNNNNNNNNNNNNNNNNNNNNNNNNNNNNNNNNNNNNNNNNNNNNNNNNNNNNNNNNNNNNNNNNNNNNNNNNNNNNNNNNNNNNNNNNNNNNNNNNNNNNNNNNNNNNNNNNNNNNNNNNNNNNNNNNNNNNNNNNNNNNNNNNNNNNNNNNNNNNNNNNNNNNNNNNNNNNNNNNNNNNNNNNNNNNNNNNNNNNNNNNNNNNNNNNNNNNNNNNNNNNNNNNNNNNNNNNNNNNNNNNNNNNNNNNNNNNNNNNNNNNNNNNNNNNNNNNNNNNNNNNNNNNNNNNNNNNNNNNNNNNNNNNNNNNNNNNNNNNNNNNNNNNNNNNNNNNNNNNNNNNNNNNNNNNNNNNNNNNNNNNNNNNNNNNNNNNNNNNNNNNNNNNNNNNNNNNNNNNNNNNNNNNNNNNNNNNNNNNNNNNNNNNNNNNNNNNNNNNNNNNNNNNNNNNNNNNNNNNNNNNNNNNNNNNNNNNNNNNNNNNNNNNNNNNNNNNNNNNNNNNNNNNNNNNNNNNNNNNNNNNNNNNNNNNNNNNNNNNNNNNNNNNNNNNNNNNNNNNNNNNNNNNNNNNNNNNNagagactcacaaccatggcagaggaggtggagaaAATCATGCTGgagaggatagaagagttttgggctcttacattaatccaaacccaggcaattgtggaagtagcatccaaaagccaacaatccatgccaacaactttgaacttaaaccacagctcatcacccttgttcagaacaactgttcgtttggaggaggtgttcaagaagaccccaatcaacatttgaccaccttcctaagaatatgtgacacagtgaaatctaatggtgttcatcctgactcctatagactgctcttatttcccttctcactcagagacaaggcagccaagtggcaggaatccttcccaagagagagcttgacaacttgggaggatgtggtgaacaaattcttagcaagattctacccttctcaacgaatcaataggctgagagctgaagttcaaaccttcaggcaacaagatggtgagactctgtatgaagcatgggagaagttcaaagacttaacaaggaggtgtccacctgacatgttcaacgaatgggtccagctgcacattttctatgaagggctctcgtatgagtcaaagaaggcagtagaccattcatctggaggatccttgaacaagaagaagaccattgaggaagccatagatgttattgaaacagtagcagaaaacaACTACTtttatgcttccgaaagagggaacacaagaggagtgatggagctaaacaatgtagatgctctgttggcccaaaacaagctcattacccagcagctggctgacctcaccaagaagatggagaggaaccaagtagcagcaatctccacttcatcaacaacacaagaaggagtaaacgaagaagcagaggggagtcaggagtaagccaactacattgggaattcaccaaggaaaaactatgatccatactccaagacttacaaccctggatagagaaaccacccaaactttgggtggggaagtgagcaagatcaaaagcaattcacccagaggacatctcaacacccccacaacaacacttatccacatacttatcaaaaccaaaacaacacgtttgctccgaatcactcatcaattgatgacaagctctctaagattgaagccttacttgaaggaatatgccaagagattcaagaaaataaggtgttcaaagaggaggtgcgagctaatattaagaaccagggagagaccattaggatGCTGGAAtttcaggtgggatatttagctgagaagattcccaaacctactgatagcttcccaagtgacacggagaaaaaccccaagggagaagcaaagaaagtaagatgggaagattgcaaaatggtcactacaagtgatcaagagattgaagacaagcaAAGCAAAgtgtgcaaacaacctgaagacaactcaacaaaggaggaggatagagatcacaaagaacgaaaaatctcacaacaagagctgctgaagctctatgcaccattccctcaactgctcaatggtgctgtgggaaaaagaatatactcaaggttcctagacttgtttgcatctctgcatgtgaacataccattcatcaaggcaattcaacaaatgcatgcattcatcaagtatatgaaagaACTTCTTCccaagaaaagctcactcaagggagggcagactatagtgatgaacaaggaatgtagtgcccttattcaacctgagttgcctacaaaaagaagagacccaggaagtttttatataccttgtgccataggtgaaaacatgttcgatagagcactatgtgatttaggggccagcatcaacttactgcccttatccctggtgaagaggctgcagatcaatgagataatgcccacagatgtcattatcagactggctgacaaaactcaaaagcaagcaataggagtggtggaaaatgtgttgctaaaaattgggaagtactttctcccaacagactttgtcattctagacatggaagagagtcacactcatccaatcatattgggaagaccatttctagctacggccagagcacttattgatgtagagaaaggggagctaatattgagaatccatgatgaacgactcagcttcaatgttttcaaactctcacaagaaacagatcaagaggacaaggaactaagcacaaatgataatgagacactgaaggaggaaacaagcactgaagcacagccagttcattctgagatccccttaactgacaaacaaggaaaacagcaattgccacagctcaaggaaaagttagaggaacctaaacctctagaggcaggtgaagacagcaccacagctcctttagaaaaagaggtcaccaaggggaaggcaacctcaaaagaaacaaagaagaaggtaccaagagggtggaagaacaagaagatccctacggaagacttctttccaggggatagagttgtctcagcctacttcccagatattccccctaatctccctactgtgccatctcaattacccaaggtcttcactatcaacagagttctttccctggaacatgtggagattattgatccaaccaatggatacaagtccacagcaagaggggaggactttaagcactaccaaccctACCAAccaaggaaaaacgtcaagctagtgacgctaaagaagcgcttcatgggaggcaacccatgttttatatgctttcagatgataatgaataagtcaatctttATGAGCTTCAATCCAAACTTAACAAACAATTGGTGAAAAATTCTTATGCAAAATATAGTggggaacaagtttggtgttcaaagcaaaccaagttgcatgctagtcttgggagctttgaacacaaaACTTTCATCACAGTgattcaaactaagtttggtgtaacCTCAtagtgccaccaaaatgcatataaggacccaccaatagttagttagttagttggaattcatagATAAACAATCAAATCTTTTCTTCCCCTTTATTAATATTAGCCATAAAATTTATATGGTCATTTTAATATCTTTTATTACTCTACTTAGTTTGTCTTTATAGGAAAGAAAAAGATGCAtaaaaagggattgattggacaattaaatgggggagatttcgccacttaatgaagagcactacacacatgtctcaagaggaAACGCATGGGGAAAccctgccatgcaacattggagaaagaaaacccttgaagaccgaaccaatcactctcattaaagtgatgatccttctcTTTCCTTCATAtacaaccccatccgtccatctagtaaacattcatgcaatccacacccttcactcactcatgattttcttatataagtgaaccttagtgcatgctcactcctcacatccaaatccccactctccacacttctatTGGCACACTAAACTCTTCATCACAAATTGCTTTAACCAACCCAATCTTCATCTATCCGAAGCCCCAAATCCCCTCAAACAACAATTCaagtcatggcatcatcaagctcaaagaggcaaaagagaaaAGGGCCTATGGAGAGTGCTCCTTTTGATGacaagagattcaaaactgcctttcatGAGCATGAATTTGAGCAGATAAGTGCTAGAAGGATATTGCCAGaattaatcttccaaatcaatgccaatgaatcaccacagatttggagaaaaatcgaacagagggggtggcaattgctcaccagtccagaggggaagatcaatggaaacctcatcaaagaattctatgcaaatgcagttagagaggataagaccaaagccccaaccttcaaaagctatgtgagaggaaaggaggtggacttcaacccaagtgccataacaagagctcttcacttgtaatcacctcattttgatgaggagagttatcagggaaggataagtagaagccccgATAAGGATGAGCTCTCAGAAATAGCATCAGATATCTGTGTCATAgccgctgactgggagaggtattcAGATGGGAGACCAAAATTCATAAAAAGGGGAGACCTTCACCCTGAGGCCAAAGGGTGGTTTGagcttgtaaggaggtccatcctaccagctgctaataattcagaggttaacatcaatcgagccactatggtacaatgcttagtgcaaggtggggaaatcaaggtgcatgagctcattgccgaagggattcaagagtcagctgagaaagctgagtcaggtgccagactttggtaccccagtaCCATTCCCCGCTTgtgcaacaaggccaaggtaatatttgaggacagcagcccagactgggtgaacccagggaggccagtcacactcgagcgaatggtctataccacaccggctcagcaactaagaaggccacatataggaaggcaaagctcagtgtactcaatgaagggaggcaactacatagggaggagttctatgtaaatactcaagccaagttgaactacgtgaccagtaatatgcatcagctacactatgccatccctacatatgatgaagtccaaaaagattttgtagaacaagaagagaggatggtgaaacagcaaaaggagacactcaagaagaagatggaagatggtggtttctggaagaagctgcttggaaaaggcaaaggaagtgGAAGCACAAGCAttcaagagagacacaatgaggacaagcaaggaggggAGCAGAGacatccacatgaatgaaaggtggtggagttctttttagttcattgttttatatgctttaaataaggaagatcttgtatgaaatagaacctgcttccatgttatgtttaaactttttaaaattctgtcttttaaatcgtccttctgaataggtccatgatttctggtttaaatgtcactgcatcattcccttatttacttgtaagcttgtcccttttgaatcaaattaaagaagagaatgtttatctttttaaaagaccagagtagggtTCCTAATGTGgaggtgcattcatgaatctttggggtagtcataagttagctaagttggttcaaccacaaggctaggaggacaactatctatcctgaataccaTGCTTTGaatacactcatgagactaagttaataacaagatcctaagaagaaaaaagggaaagaacaatggaagtgaaaaacaaaagaaaaagagtaagcaataaggctaggcatcaatggttttaccattaaggcaagtgtctgtggtgctcctgtgtgagggatctacttggatgaataatctcttaggggtgctttatcacttggtaacatgggttaactaacccgggattatcagctgaaaatccattatcaagagtaaccctcactacagagcatttagtaacccaaagaggtgctggacaccaaggtctcaagaaaagaaaataaataaactatatgcctgtggtgtgtatgtatgggggagagacttgagggagtaagtccttaggggtgcttcaacacctagcaccttgaaccaactggttcgggagtgttggttgaaagcttatcttaaagagttgcccccttacagagcacttagcctaaataacacaaataacccttgaaataacaataaaaggatcaatgaataaaagtctcatgagatataaaaaaagtaagtgtttagggacatgataatggtctgaaagccagtaatggaatgaacctaagttgctatgcatgaaaccaccataaaatcagtaatatgacttccacaaggatgactcattcctctggatattccattcatcattctcttgttccagtacttgcttagggacaagcaagctttaagtttggtgttgtgatgccagggcatcttggccagtttcactgaccttttctttactatttttaggatagtttcatacatttctttaggaaataggCTAGTTTtaggtaaatattcacttatgccttgattcaagcatacattgtgcattttacataatttcatgaggattttgcataagtttagtgacaaatattttgttgcattactcatgacttggactagatctttgatgcactttatttcttgatttcaggaccaaaaaggaagcaagaaaatgggaggtaacttgcaagattaatgagaaaagtgattgccaataacattctcaaaaagccatcaatgcccacgttagagagtcacgttaactaagttaacgtgaactctattttgttttcattttcaagagttatgaacaactaaacccctttcattgggttagggagctctgttgtaaattgatggatcaatactaattttcattattcttcttctatctttcctcttgattttacttgaaagctttcgatcttcatccaattgagtagttatcttggaagagaagctattcaaacttggatctcttttgaaccttgaaagaggaatgaagagatcaagctagaaatgctttctcatgctggaccgaattgggtttggatgggtatgtgactataaccctctcaatacttgatttgggaaatgcatgtaatataatcagtgaccatacttcatctcttctcatgagcaattgaccaaggaattggctattgatcaagattttagagattgaattgcaagaaattgtaattcaatcacttaagattgccaaggagatcaatgagtgcattgattgaggaagagatgaaaatgaacttgatccggagaattgcaacatctcctaagcccaatgaactccccatctctgatcttacccattctctttaatttctgccatttacttttatgagcaaatcccccattcccatttacaattttgcaatttatttttagtcatttacttccagtactttaattctagcatttacttttctgttatttacattcctgccattttattttctgcaactctcaacccaaatcctggattcgctcaactagaacattcttctaattaaagttgcttgatcaatcaatccctgtgggattcgacctcactctattgtgagtttttacttgacgacaacttcggtacgcttgccgaagggagatttgttgagagacaagttttccgtgcatcaattttttctctttttttcgcaagcttttctctattcactgctttttcttgcttcaagaatcatttttatgatttttcagatcatcaaataacatttctcatttttcattattcttcaagagccaacaattttaacattcataaacaacaaattgaaaagacatatgcactgttcaagcattcattcagaaaacaaaaagtattgtcaccatatcaaaataattaaactaaattcaaggatgaattcgaaattcatgtacttcttgttcttttgtaattaaaacatttttcatttaagaaaagtgatggattcataggacattcatagctttaagacatagacacttaaacactaatgatcatatagtaaagacacaaacataaataaacatcactacaagaaaaatacccattcagccacactttttttaagctacatttgaaaagcgtagcctattcatagaataggctacgcttttctcagtgttgcctttttataaaagaaaaggaaacacaattctggcatcatttaaaaagtgtagccttaggtattatagaaatcacttataaagcgtagccgtatatTGATATCTACGAGTTCAATTTTTGTATTAAAGAGAGTGCTTTTCAAGggtagcctatttattaagttttgggtgcactttaaaagtgatgcctaatgtatctaaaGCCAAAAGCTTACACTTGATAAATTTTTTTCCTCACTTTCTCAAAAGAAAACTCACACACTTAGTCAAATTTTTGTCCCTTCAAAACTCACACTTAGTAGCCTTCAGAAACCCTCTCACCATCAAAAAAGATGTAagatccaaaattttcgaaaaatattactACGAGTTAATTTCAACTTATatattcattaaaaattttatttttagaaattattttattaaaagtaattaaatcaagttttgataattaaattgaaaattttacttaatcttataattattgaataattttcgaTGCACGGAAGACAAAGGAGCAGAAACGCGATAAGGGGGAGAAGGGCGAGGTCTGCTCTCATGCCGTCCTGCTCCGCCACCGCTGCTGCCATCGATTAGATTGAATTTGTATGCTCTATTTTATCACCGCTATGGTTTCCATATTCTGATTTTAATTCTAGTCCTTACTTTATCTTGAATCCCAGGGTTGTAATTTCTTTTAATTCCTATCCAATTTGAATATTCTGTTTTGCTGCAACCATGGCCACTGCTGTGAGGACTAACATTATCGCTATATggctttttattttctgtttataacTTACTTCAATTTCTCTTGGTTTGCAGTCACTAAGAAAAATGAACCACCCAAATATTGTGAAGCTAAAGGAAGTTATTCGAGAAAGTGACATTCTGTACTTTGTTTTTGAGTACATGGTGGGTGGCCAGTTCCTCATTAGATGTGGTCTGCATCATCTTGTGCAAAGTCCAGTAATTGATGTTTCAATTTTTTGGGTGATTTAGGAATGCAACCTGTACCAACTTATGAAAGACAGGGAGAAGATGTTTTCTGAGGGTGAAGTTAGGAATTGGTGTTTTCAAGTTTTCCAAGGTCTTTCTTATATGCACCAGTGGGGATACTTCCACCGTTATCTGAAGCCTGGTACGTTTATCATTGCATCCGAATCCTTTGTTAAATGTGCTATATGATAAAATAGAGAACATGCTTTTTGAGTATGTTAGCTTTTTTTTTCAAACTTCTCAAGAATTACCTAGCTTTGTCTATCAATTATGAATCATTTAGGTTGACATTTTAATGAAGTTGTTATTGTGCAGCAAATGGAGATTTATACTATGGTCTATTCTGATTTTGGCCTAGCACGTGAGATCAGTTCACAACCACCCTACACTGAGTATGTCTCCACACGGTGGTAAGTGCTTTCAACTTTTGTATGTAAATTGTTCAGTTGTGTATTGTGCAGTTTCTGATTAAAGATTCAATACTTTCAATTTAGTTCTTGAAAGATATCACTATGTGTCAAGTTGGTAAGTTAACTTTACTACTATGTCACTAATGATCCCTGACATATGGAGACACCTGCACTCTTTTCTTTGATGGCATGTTAAGCATATCATCTAATTAACTTGTGGCAATGACTTCTCAGCTTTCCAAGGCAAAAAAATGAGAGTGGGCCTTTACGAATAGAGGACGCCGGAATCAGTTGCGCTCAATGGGAGAAGCCAAGAATTTGCTTCAATATATGTTCAAttgtatacaatgtggctacgctttacaagtgatgtagtagtgttgaaaagcgtagcctttgagaataggcaacggccgaataggaatcaccccaaaaagcgtagccgtagcccaaaaagcgtagccgtagcctaaggcatcattttttttcatttttggctacacttttcaagtgtacctaaatgggtgtttttcttgtagtgcatagagcatagtaaatgaaaaatagaaaaataagaacaaggagattaaggaacgggtccaccttagtgagggtggcgtcttctttctcttgaagaaccaatggtgttcttgagctcctctatgtctcttccttgtctttgttgctcctccctcaaagctctttgatcttctctaatctcatggagaaggatggagtgctcttggtgttccatccttagttgtcccatgttggaaattaattctcctagggaggtgttgatttgctcccaatagttctgtggaggaaagtgcatcccttaaggcatctcagggatatcgtggtgaggaatttcctcatgctcttgttgaggtccatgatctcttgtttgctccatccttttcttagtgatgcaCTTGTCCTCGTCAATGAGGATATCTctctctatgtcaatcccagccgaattgcagaggtggcaaatgaggtgaggaaaggctaaccttgccaaagtggaggacttgtcagccaccttgtagagttcttgaggtataatctcatgaacttccacttcctccctaatcatgatactatggatcatgatggcacggtctacagtaacttcagaccggttgctagtaggaatgatagagcgttggatgaactctaaccatcctctagctataggcttaaggtctggtcttctcaattgaaccggcttgcctcttgagtcaactttccattgagctccttccacacatatgtccatgaggacttggtccaacctttgatcaaagttgacccttctagtgtaagggcatgcattttcttgcatcattggcaagttgaacgtcaaccttacatttttt harbors:
- the LOC107621996 gene encoding cyclin-dependent kinase F-4-like — protein: MNHPNIVKLKEVIRESDILYFVFEYMECNLYQLMKDREKMFSEGEVRNWCFQVFQGLSYMHQWGYFHRYLKPANGDLYYGLF